The Cuculus canorus isolate bCucCan1 chromosome 26, bCucCan1.pri, whole genome shotgun sequence genomic sequence CAGCGACATCACGGCGTAGGCATCGCTGCCCCCCGCCGCCTTCGGGCGCAGCCCCCGCGCCCGCAGCACCAACACCCGCGCGTGAGTGGGGCGCCAGCCCGGGGACGGCATCGCGGCGCGGAGACGGGAGCGGAGCGAGCGGGACGAGAGCGGCGAGAGAGCGGCGAGCGGGGAGGGAGCGGCGGCGCCTCTCGCGAGAGAACGGCGGGGCGGAGCCGGGGGCGGCGCCGGCAGGTGCGGGCAGGTGTGCGGGGAGGGCAGGTGCGGGGTGTGCGGGGGGTGCAGAGCGTACGGGGGTGTGCGTGTGCGGGGATGCACAGGGGTGTACAGGGGTGTGCGTGTGCAGGGGTGTGCGGGGGTGTACAGGGGTGTGCGTGTGCGGGGCTGTGCGGGGGTGTACAGGGGTGTACAGGGTGTGCATGTGCAGGGGTGTGCGGGGGTGTACAGGGGTGTGCGTGTGCGGGGCTGTGCGGGGGTGTGCGTATGCAGGGGTGTGCAGGGGTGTACAGGGTGTGCGTGTGCAGGGGTGTGCAGGGGTGTACAGGGGTGTACAGGGGTGTGCATGTGCGGGGATGCGCAGGGGTGTACAGGGGTGTGCGGGGTGTGCAGGGATGTGCGTGTGCGGGGATGCACAGGGGTGTACAGGGGTGTGCGTATGCAGGGGTGTACAGGGGTGTGCAGGGGTGTGCATGTGCGGGGATGCGCAGGGGTGTACAGGGGTGTGCGGGGGTGTGCAGGGATGTGCGTGTGCAGGGGTGTAAAGGGGTGTAAAGGGTGTGCGTGTGCAGGGGTGTGCGTGTGCGGGGGGTGCAGGGCGTACGGGGGTGTGCGTGTATAGGGGTGTGCATGTGCAGGGTGTGCAGTGTACCGGGTGTGCGTGTGCATGGGTGTACAGGGGTGTGCATGTGCAGGGTATAAAGGAGTGTGCATATATAGGGGTGTGCAGGGTATACAGGGGTGTACAAGGGTGTGCAGGTACAGGGGTGTGAGTGTACAGGGGTGTGCGTGTACAGGtgtgtgcagggacaggggtgTGCATGTTCAGGTGtgcacaggcaggagctgcaggggtgTACAGGGGTGTGCATGTGCAGGAGTGTGCATGTACAGGGGTGTGCAGGTGTGCATGGTTGTACAGGTGTGCATGGTTGTACAGGTGTGTGGGTGCAGGGATTTGCATGCGCAGGTCTGTATACAGAAAAGTACTGATCCTTCCTTGAAAATAACCCGCTGGACAAATACCATTTCCAACACCAACGTGAGAGCTGTGTGGTCCATTTATTGGAACAGGCAGCCATGGACAGCCAGTACCCCAGAGGAATGATTTCCATCTCCTCGCGCTCCCCTAGCCCTGTTTCCTTTGTTAGTTTAGAATCAAGACATCAAGAGGTTCCTAAGTGAAGCACGCAGCCCGTGTCCTTCAGGAGATCCGctcccccatcccattcccTGCTCCCCACGAGCatcctccctgcatcccacaaTGTTGTTGATGATGCTCTGATCCCTGATGCTCTGCTCCCCTCACCGACCCCTCCGAAGCCCGGCAGCCCCAGCATGCGGCTACAGCCGCCTGTCAGACCACAGCACCTCGAGGTGACCCATtgagttctggaatcctcaacataggaaggagatggagctgttggaatgggtccagaggaggctacaaggatgatccgaggagcacctcccatccgaggacaggctgaaagagttggggttgttcaccctggagaagagaaggctctgaagagacctcagagtgaccttccagtacctgaagggtctacaggaaagctggagaggggctgttcataaaggcttgtggggataggacgagatggaatggggataaactggagaggggcagatttagactggatataatgaggaatttcttcaccatgagagtggtgagacactggaacaggttgccccgGGAAGCTGttcctgtcccatccctggaggggttcaaggccaggttggatgacccttgggcagcccctgatccagtgggaggtgtccctgcccatggcaggggggttggaactagatgatccttaaggtcccttccaacccaaactgttctatgattctatgattcagtgagCACTGCAAACTCCGGGCAGGCAGGAGGACTCCAGTTGCCTCTGGATCCATGGGCAAGATGAGGATCCCTGACTCTGGCAGCTCCGCCATGAGCGGGATGAAGCGCATGGCCACGGAGGGTGCAGGGAGGAGGATGCCCACCTCAGAGCACTCCACCGGCAGTCCCACAGCTCTTGGCAGGGATGATCCTCCTCTTGCAGGAGAACATCTTCCGGAGCTCCCCGCGGAAGCGGTCGTGCAGCCAGGCATAGAGGAAGGGgttgcagcaggaggagctcaTGGCAAACCAgtggcagagcagctggatGAGAAGGAAGTAGTGCTTGTTGATGAGGTTGATGTCGATGTCCCGGATGATGTTGAAGACGTGGATGGGGAGCCAGCAGATCCCAAAGGCCGCCACCACCAGCACGATGAGGCGGAAgatcttcctcttcctcaggcGGTCGAACTCGGCTTGGCTCTGCGTGGAGTGGCCGGGCACCACGCGGTTCCGCAGCTTCACCGAGATGCAGATGTAGGAGAGGGAAACGGCAGAGAGAGGCAGGATGTAGGTGACGATCAAGGTGCCGTAGGCGTAGACCAGGCGCTGCGtctccttctccatccagaACTCCTCACAGATGGCAAAGCCCTCCTGTCGGAACTCCACGTGGTAGGTGTGGGCGATGGCGGGTGCCACCAACCCACAGGAGAGCAGCCAGATGCTCCCCACCACGGAGATGCAGCTGGTGAGTGAGATGCGCCTCTTCAGGGGGTGCACGGTGGCGTAATACCTACGGGGAGAGAAACAGGAGAGCCCGAGGCCCAGAGCAACCCCCGGCAGCCCACAAACCCTTGGCCATGCTGGCCACCCCTGCGGCTCCTCCTGGTCACTCAAGGAAGGCAGAATGACCAGCACGAGGGGCTGTGGGAGCCCTGGGAAAGGGCtggctggggacagggggacagctGTGTCCCCTTACCCTGCTGTGGGGCCCATGGAAGCACCAGGTCACTTCTGCTGTTTTGGGAAGTGGAATCCCTCCTGCAACCCATCTTCGAGCCCTCCTTGAGGACCAGAGCCAGCACTCAGTGAACAATATAAAAGCCAGCAATTCATAGAAtggtagaatcatggaatagtttgggttggaagggacctaaaagctcatccagtcccaccccctgccatggacagggacacctcccactggatcaggagctccaagccccatccaacctggcctggaacccctccagggatggggcagccaccactctggaggccagtgcctccccaccctcacaggagaacatttcctCCTacgatctcatctcaatctcccctctttcagctgaaaactgtcccccctcatcctgtccctgcactccctgatcaagagcccctccccagctt encodes the following:
- the LOC104068520 gene encoding prolactin-releasing peptide receptor-like — encoded protein: MEPDGDRDRANVTVYELALQNRSNTSAQFTGVQLIQSFKPLIIPCYALIVLVGIFGNYLLLYVICKSKKMHNVTNFFIGNLAFSDMLMCATCVPFTLAYAFNPQGWVFGKFLCYFVFLMQPMTVYVSVFTLTAIAVDRYYATVHPLKRRISLTSCISVVGSIWLLSCGLVAPAIAHTYHVEFRQEGFAICEEFWMEKETQRLVYAYGTLIVTYILPLSAVSLSYICISVKLRNRVVPGHSTQSQAEFDRLRKRKIFRLIVLVVAAFGICWLPIHVFNIIRDIDINLINKHYFLLIQLLCHWFAMSSSCCNPFLYAWLHDRFRGELRKMFSCKRRIIPAKSCGTAGGVL